Part of the Sodalinema gerasimenkoae IPPAS B-353 genome is shown below.
AGGGCTGATTTTGGTGACAGGACCCACTGGGTCTGGGAAATCCACCAGCATGGCGGCGATGATTGACTATATCAATCGGAATAAGGCCTATCACATCATCACCATTGAAGACCCAGTTGAATTTGTCCACAAAAGTAAAAAATCCCTAATCAAACACCGGGAAGTCGGAACCCATACCCACAAATTCTTTAATGCTCTAAAAGCCGCATTACGGGAAGATCCGGACTTGATTTTGGTGGGGGAAATTCGCGATAAAGATACCATGAATATCGCCCTCAAAGCTGCCTCAACGGGTCACTTGGTCATGGGAACCTTGCACACAAACAGTGCTGTAAAAACCATCGAACGGGTCATGGGGATGTTCCCCCCAGCCGAACAGCCCGCGTTCCGGGTTGCTCTAGCAGAATCTTTGGTCTCCATTATTGCCCAAGGTTTATGTAAAACAACCGACGGCAAACGGGCAGCATTCCACGATATTCTCATCGCCACCGATGCCGTGAAAGAATACGTCATTCAAGGCAAGCTCGACGAAATCACCGATGTGATGTTGCGCTCTGAGTTTGATGGCATGACCACCATGAATAAAGCGCTGTTTGAACTCTATCAAGAAGGTCGGATTACCGAAGAAATTGCCCTTGATAAATCCCCCACTCCCAATGAAATGGCTCAGTTCCTCCGGGGTCGGGTTTAAAGAGCCTTGGGGACTGTCGAGCCATTTAAGGGATTAGCCCTGTTTACACCCGGTGGGGATGTCGTCTATGCCGTCGACCCCCACCATCGCGATCGCTGGCATCTCCAACTCTGTGTGGCGGTTCAGGAGGTTTTAGGACTTCCCGAGCCGCCACATTTTCTCGTGCCTTGTTATAGTGCCACTGTCGATCGCTATCTCAACCCACAAACCCAACGGCTCGAAACCATTGCCGAAGCCATGTTTGCCGTCTGGCGTTATCGAGGCTTACTGAATCAGCTATTTGAATTAGAGTCTGTCTCCTGGGAGTTAAAACCCAGTTCCCTAGAACTCTGTAACCCCCTAGCTCTGGAAAGTTATCGTCCACAATTTCCTGAACTATGGCAAAATCATGATCTCGTCTTGCAGGTCGGACGTCAGGGCCATGACCCAGCGATCCTCAACCCCGCCGATGCAGATACCAGTGGCTATGTCTTCCGTCTCTTCATCCGTGGCGACAGCCCCACCACCGAAGAGACCCTACTCCGCCTACATGAGACCCTCGATCGCGCCCTAGGTCATCCTTATACTCTCAAAGTGATTGATGTTCTCAAGCACCCCCAACAAACAGAACTCGATCGCGTCTCAGCCACCCCCACCCTCATCCGCATCTGGCCCCAACCCATCCGACGCATTGTCGGCGAAATGAACGATCTCGACTTCATCTTCAAACTCATCAATAATTAACCCAAACATCCCCCATTGCCCCTTGCCTCTCCCCCCTACTGCCTACTGCCTACTGCCCACTGTTCCCTGTTCCCTGTTCCCTGTTCCCTGTTCCCTTCCTCCCCCCATGCACCATCAAACCTGGATTCCCCTCCTAACCCTCGTCCTCGGACTCATCCCCCAAACTGTTGTCGCCCAATCCTCCCCCCGTCTAACCCCGGAAGACTGCCGACGCTTAGAAGTGGGCATGAGCGAAACGGAACTCGACAGCATTTTAGACGAGTTAAACATTGAGCCAGAACGAGACCCCGGCTCCCCCGGAAATAGCCTCTGGCGT
Proteins encoded:
- a CDS encoding circadian clock KaiB family protein produces the protein MGTVEPFKGLALFTPGGDVVYAVDPHHRDRWHLQLCVAVQEVLGLPEPPHFLVPCYSATVDRYLNPQTQRLETIAEAMFAVWRYRGLLNQLFELESVSWELKPSSLELCNPLALESYRPQFPELWQNHDLVLQVGRQGHDPAILNPADADTSGYVFRLFIRGDSPTTEETLLRLHETLDRALGHPYTLKVIDVLKHPQQTELDRVSATPTLIRIWPQPIRRIVGEMNDLDFIFKLINN
- a CDS encoding type IV pilus twitching motility protein PilT, with protein sequence MTQSQRPPAAPPPPAQRSPVAQRPPAAATAPAQQASPRRAPTGPSPGHPTIREIIQRAEKEGYSDVHVGVGEIPRYRVRGDIAPTEWPETDLNTFMSWMRELMSDEEIRQFQENLDFDGAADLGFVRVRINAFDTLAGPAIVLRLIGAEILTLEQLRLPEVFKSISLDYHKGLILVTGPTGSGKSTSMAAMIDYINRNKAYHIITIEDPVEFVHKSKKSLIKHREVGTHTHKFFNALKAALREDPDLILVGEIRDKDTMNIALKAASTGHLVMGTLHTNSAVKTIERVMGMFPPAEQPAFRVALAESLVSIIAQGLCKTTDGKRAAFHDILIATDAVKEYVIQGKLDEITDVMLRSEFDGMTTMNKALFELYQEGRITEEIALDKSPTPNEMAQFLRGRV